A segment of the Candidatus Omnitrophota bacterium genome:
TACTCCCAGCAAGGCAATCCACATGCCGGCAGCTTCGTCCACCACAATGATAGAAGGGTCTTTAACGCCCGAGTCCTTTGCGACTACCTCGGAGGACCACCATCCCACCAAGATCAGGGCCAGAAGCACAATCCACTGCGCGGTCATGCCCGGCTGCGCCAAAAACCACGCGGCCGCAACCACGGCACTGCCCACGGTTCCGGATGCAACCGGGCTGTAGCCCGCCCCGGCTACCGTGGCAATAAGTGTGGGGATTTTCTTGAGCATTGTTACATTGCTCCGGGAAGATTGAAGCCGATCAAGTGGTATGCAAACGAGAAAAGCAGAAATCCCGCAAAGCACCACGCCAAGACCGTCTGCCTGGAAAGGGGGAGGGAAAAAAGTTTGGAGAGCCCCTCCCTAAGATGCACAAGCCCATACCCGGCCAGAGGCAAGAGAAGCACAGTCGCAACCGCGCGATAACGGATTTCCTGCACGATAAGAGATGAAATCAAAATATACGCCATGGAAGCGTACACAAGCAGCAACCACCGGCGATCTTCTTTAAAGGCCAGGCCGACTCCGCCCAAACCAGCCACAAAGATGACCCCGCCAAAAAATAGGCCCGGCATCCAATCACCCCAGAAGCTAATTGGAATCTCCAAGGACTTGTCCCCTGCTTGAAAGCGTTGGTTCATTGCAGGCGTGGACACGCCCACAATACGGTGCATCAAAGGCTCCTGCCCCGGCGAAAAGGCCACGGTCAGCCTGTACACACAGAGCTTGATGTAGCGCAGCGGATCTTCCTTAATCGCTTTGATTCCCAGTTCCTTGCCCAGTTGATCCCGATCCACTTCGTTGCCTTCAAAAGTCTTGATTGGGTCATCCGTGTACCGTCCAAAGGTGGCCCCGCCCCAAGAGCCCGGGCGATTGGCATACCACAAGTCGTAACCTGCGTGGGTCGTCATGGGGATGAATGCGTCAAATACCTGATAATTGCGAATTGTCCACGGCGCAATCACCAAAGAGAGCGTCAGTAAGAGGCCTCCAATCCAGCGAACACGTTGC
Coding sequences within it:
- a CDS encoding phosphatidylglycerophosphatase A, which encodes MLKKIPTLIATVAGAGYSPVASGTVGSAVVAAAWFLAQPGMTAQWIVLLALILVGWWSSEVVAKDSGVKDPSIIVVDEAAGMWIALLGVPHSLPVVLAAFLLFRFFDIVKCTPMKQAESLPGGLGIMADDVLAGAIARMLLIPLLMVFGGAL